The Caenorhabditis elegans chromosome II genome has a segment encoding these proteins:
- the B0304.4 gene encoding uncharacterized protein (Confirmed by transcript evidence), whose product MDSSNPSSLPLEKSSGNVQKGKLLNIWSRCIAQPSSFLGSSISRFWANADIKNRVCSAAIGRVNFVSKCLKKFPEVSLSCNISASLSLNTGKEKVKNEDLEKQERCHKVAMIEYEIQNLERQLKKRQF is encoded by the exons ATGGACAGCTCGAATCCATCTAGCCTACCGCTGGAAAAATCTTCTGGAAATGTGCAAAAG ggaaaactGTTGAATATCTGGTCGAGGTGCATTGCCCAGCCGTCATCATTTTTGGGATCATCGATTTCTCGTTTTTGGGCTAACGCGGATATCAAAAATCGAGTCTGCAGTGCTGCAATCGGTCGAGTGAACTTTGTGTCaaa atgccTCAAAAAGTTCCCCGAAGTATCGCTCAGTTGCAACATCAGTGCCAGCTTATCACTCAACACTGGGAAGGAAAAAGTGAAGAACGAAGACTTGG aaaaGCAAGAAAGGTGCCACAAGGTCGCTATGATAGAATACGAGATTCAAAATCTGGAGCGCCAGCTGAAGAAGAGGCAATTCTAG
- the B0304.2 gene encoding uncharacterized protein (Confirmed by transcript evidence), which produces MSSQQQESEASGYNTSASSEFGSLEDSHQFVSPVTRHASKRRAVENVDHLDELMKSSMVLSPEKRLRLNTSNDSNLVRNTARSPDSSMNGRPQTRRSTSSDIEISPRVRAMRSTSGSSMDLVRTVSSFCTDSISPKFFTNHGSTTRKRTENGSIYSRHRLGATFSPLVAGAKRKMATPSQSLKRQEKQSPLESRHGGLRSRGTPQRKLLLCDRLKVLN; this is translated from the exons ATGTCGAGTCAGCAGCAAGAATCGGAGGCGTCCGGCTACAACACGTCGGCTTCCAGTGAG TTTGGAAGTCTCGAAGACTCGCACCAATTTGTGAGCCCAGTCACCAGACACGCGTCGAAAAGAAGAGCCGttgaaaat gTGGATCACTTGGACGAGTTGATGAAATCATCGATGGTTTTGTCGCCAGAAAAGCGACTCCGTTTGAATACATCAAACGACTCGAATCTTGTGAGAAACACGGCTAGATCGCCTGATTCTTCTATGAATGGAAGGCCTCAAACAAGACGATCGACCTCCAGTGACATTGAAATTTCTCCACGTGTTCGCGCAATGCGCTCGACTTCCGGAAGCTCAATGGATCTTGTCAGAACCGTCTCCTCGTTCTGCACCGATTCCATTTCCCCGAAATTCTTCACAAATCACGGATCGACGACAAGAAAACGCACAGAGAATGGATCAATTTATTCAAGACACCGTCTCGGAGCCACATTTTCTCCATTGGTTGCCGGCGCGAAAAGAAAGATGGCAACGCCATCGCAAAGTCTTAAAAGACAAGAGAAAC aATCGCCATTGGAATCGAGACACGGCGGACTTCGCAGCCGAGGCACTCCACAGAGGAAACTTTTGCTCTGCGATCGTCTGAAGGTGCTGAACTAA